The genomic window GGTTTATGATTTTCATAATATGAGATAATTTCATCTTCTTTTTTTAACTCTTTTAAATTAAATTGTTCAATTAAATAAGAAGTTAATTCATATTCACTCATTGTATTTTCATCTTTTGCAATTACAACATCCGAAATAGATTTTAATTCATGACCATAAGATAATCTAACATCTCTTTTTGATAAAAAAGAACAAGATGGAATAATCAAATCTGCATATTCACAAGTCTCATTTAATGTAGTTCCAAAATAAACAACAAATGTTTTATCTAAGCCATCAATTACTTTTTGAGTATTAGGATGAGAAATAACAGGGTTTCCACCTTGAATGAAAACTAAATCATACGAAGAAAATTCAACTTCAGGAATTGAAACTTTTTTATTTGTTCCTTTTATTTCAAATGGTTTTTCATAACCAAATCCTGAATCACTTAAATACCAAATTCCACCAGCATCTTGTTTGTGGAATCCCATGTATGCAGCAAAAGAATCAATACATCTAGTAATTTGAGCACCTTCAAAATATTTTTGAACTCCTAGTCCTAAAACAATAGCTACTTTTTTATCTTTAATTAAATCAAAAAATTCATACACTTGTGAGAGTGAAATACCAGTTGTTGCCTCATATGAAACAAGTGGTCTATTTCTTGCTATATCAAAAAACCAATCTGCACCATTTCCAAACTCTTCAATAAATTGCGAATTTTCTAAATCTTGCATATGAGCAAATCTTGTAAATAATAAAGCTAATTCATAATCAGTTTTTGGATTAATTTGCATATGTATTTGTGATTTTTTCGCAATATCAGTACAAAGAGGATCAATAGTTATAAATGTTTTGTCTTTTACTAAATTATACATATGAGAAGAAGTTACAGTAAAGTTTCTTCCCCAAACAATAATAATATCCGCATCTATTAATTTCTGAATTGGTGGATTAATTACATTCTGTCGCCCTGCTTCAATTCCAGCACCACCACCACCATCACACAAACTACCTTTAGTTAAAGTTGCTCCATATTGTGTAAAAAAGTTTTTTGTTACACTTTGCATTACCCCAATATTTCCACTTCCTTTATAAAAAAGTGTTTTAGAAGGAGTCGTTGTTTTTAATTTATCAACTAAAATATTTAATGATTCTTTTAATGAAATTTCATTGCCTTCAAAAAAAGATTTTTTTAGATTATCTTCTTTTAATAAGTTTGCAAAATTTACACAAAGCTTTCCATTAGTAGTTTTATGCTCTTTTGAGCCTTTTATGTTGCCATCTATCATTTGCCCTTGACAAGCATCATAACAGTCTAAAGGACATGCTACTTTATTATTTGAATTCAATTTTCACCAACCTTGAAAATATTTTTACATCATCTATTATTAGTTCCACTTTATATGCTGAAATATTTGTAGCATCTGCAACATCATAAATTTTTGATATTTTTATATCACTTTTTTTACCATCTAAATAAATATCTTTATTTTTAATTTCATCAATTTGAGCAATTGGAACAAAAAATTCCAGTTTGCCTTTAGATAAATCTTTTGCCTCATAAAGTAGAGTTCCAGGATTTACATAATCTCCATCTTTTACTGCAATATTAAAAATATAATTTGACTTTTCTACTAATTTTTTATTATTTATTGTATCTTTTAATGTTTCAATATTTATTATCATATCAGCTTTTGAAGATTCTAAATTAATTACTTTTAATTTTTGAGTATCTTTTTCAAAGGCTGATTTAGAACTTACTTGATTTAATCTATCATAATTGTTTTTTTCAATTTGTAACATTTCGTCAATATATTTTAATTTATTTTTTGATTGTTCAAGCTCAACTTTATTAACTTGTGAATCTATTTCTATAATTGTTGAATTATTTGCTTTTAATCCTTCAATTTTAGAATTAGAATATATTATTTTTCCAGCAACTGCCGCTTTTACTTCATAACTTTCTATTGGTTCTAATTTTGCATAATATTCATTTGCAAATATTGATGAAATCAATATTAAATAAATCCATATAATTTTCATATATTTTCCTTATATTTTTTAAAACTCTAACGTTCCCTCAATTGCAAAGTTTGCTTTTGAATCAAGTTCAGCATGAGATAAAACTGAAATTTGTAAACCAAATTTCTCATAAATTTCTGATATTCTTTTTCTTAGAACAGGGTCTACAACCATTGTTACTTTTGAAAAACCTTTTGCTTCAACATCATCTAAAAGTTTTTTTGTTTTTGTTACAAGATTATTAATCTCTGCTATTGAAATCATAAGCTGTGAAACTCCATGGTGTTCTTGAAGTTTTCCTATAAACTGTTGCTCAAGGTCAGGTTTAATTGTAACAATATGTAAAACACCATCATTATCTTTAAACTTTTGCGTAATAAGTCTATATAGTTTTGCTCTTACGTGTTCTAATAAAATTTCTGGAGCTTTAGTAAATTCTGCAATATCTGCTATTGCTTCAATAATAGTTAGCATATCAACAATTGGAATTTTTTCATGTAATAAATCTCTACAAACTTTTAATAAAGAACCATAAGAAGTTACTTTCATAGCTTCCTCAATTACAATTGGGAAATCTTTTTTCAATCTTTCAACAATATCAACAATATCTTGTCTTGTAATAATATCTTCTGCATGTTTTTTGATAATTTCAGAAATATGTGTTGAAATAATTGTTGGAGCATCTACAACTGTAAATCCTTTCATTAAAGCTTCTTCTTTTATATCATTAGTAATCCATGTGGCATCGAGATTAAATACAGGTTCTTTAACTTTTAATCCAACTAATTTTTCATTTGCTAATCCACCCATTGCAAGAAGTTTATCAACTTCAACTCTTCCTTTTACAAGTGGAATTCTTTTTAAATATAATTGATACTCATTTGGTGATAAATTTGCATCATCAGAGATTCTAATTTGAGGAATAACAAAACCTAATTCACTTGCAATTGTTTTTCTAATAGCTCTAATTTTATCAAGTAATTCAGAATTTCCTTGTACAAGTTGTAATAATCTGATTCCAAGTTTTAACTCTAAAACTTCAAGTTTCATTATATTTTCAATTGTTTGAGTTTCATCAGCAATAGCCATGCTTTTCTTTTTCTCTTTTAGTACATTGATGTCATCATCAACTTTTGCTTTAACAATTTCTGTTTTAAAGAATCGAGTAATTGAGTTATCTTGTTTATCATTTATCATATTTATCACATACCCTATAAATATCATTAAGAAACCCATACCCATTAAAATACCAGTTGGGAAACCTGGGATAAAACCAAAAAGAACCATTCCAATACCCAATAAAATCAATGCTTTACTGTCATTAATTAATTGAGAAATAGATTGGCTTGCAAAGTTTTCTTCATCCATGTTAGAACGAGTAATAATAATTGCAGTTGCAGTTGATAAAATTAAAGCTGGTATTTGAGCTACTAAACCATCTCCAATAGTTAGAATAGTATAAATTTCTCCTGATTCACTAATAGTCATATCATGTTGAAAAAGTCCTATTAATATTCCTCCAACTAAGTTCACTATTGTAATAATAATACCAGCAACCGCATCACCTTTTACAAACTTTGAAGATCCATCCATCGCTCCATAAAAATTTGCTTCTGAAATTAGACTTTTTCTTCTAGCTTGTGCTTGTTTATCATCAATAAATCCAGCATTTAAATCAGCATCAATGGCCATTTGTTTACCTGGCATTGAATCAAGTGTAAATCTAGCAGTTACCTCAGCAACTCTTGTTGCACCTTTTGTTACAACCATAAAATTAATAAGTACTAATATAATAAATATAATAATACCAATAACCATATTTCCACCAACAACGAATTCACCAAATGCCGAAATTATCGAACTTACAGCATCTGGACCATTATGTCCTTCACTTAAAATTG from Arcobacter venerupis includes these protein-coding regions:
- a CDS encoding molybdopterin-dependent oxidoreductase → MNSNNKVACPLDCYDACQGQMIDGNIKGSKEHKTTNGKLCVNFANLLKEDNLKKSFFEGNEISLKESLNILVDKLKTTTPSKTLFYKGSGNIGVMQSVTKNFFTQYGATLTKGSLCDGGGGAGIEAGRQNVINPPIQKLIDADIIIVWGRNFTVTSSHMYNLVKDKTFITIDPLCTDIAKKSQIHMQINPKTDYELALLFTRFAHMQDLENSQFIEEFGNGADWFFDIARNRPLVSYEATTGISLSQVYEFFDLIKDKKVAIVLGLGVQKYFEGAQITRCIDSFAAYMGFHKQDAGGIWYLSDSGFGYEKPFEIKGTNKKVSIPEVEFSSYDLVFIQGGNPVISHPNTQKVIDGLDKTFVVYFGTTLNETCEYADLIIPSCSFLSKRDVRLSYGHELKSISDVVIAKDENTMSEYELTSYLIEQFNLKELKKEDEIISYYENHKPKLEDFETFDFVEELDIEPLYKEKTNDNFYFITGKSKKSLNSQFTNDNFVYLNATTNFKDEDIVNISSKYGSAKFIVKINDDVKSNCAFFFAGNKNANYLTPAKEDESSFSAIFQEVLVEIELS
- a CDS encoding HlyD family secretion protein, whose protein sequence is MKIIWIYLILISSIFANEYYAKLEPIESYEVKAAVAGKIIYSNSKIEGLKANNSTIIEIDSQVNKVELEQSKNKLKYIDEMLQIEKNNYDRLNQVSSKSAFEKDTQKLKVINLESSKADMIINIETLKDTINNKKLVEKSNYIFNIAVKDGDYVNPGTLLYEAKDLSKGKLEFFVPIAQIDEIKNKDIYLDGKKSDIKISKIYDVADATNISAYKVELIIDDVKIFSRLVKIEFK
- the flhA gene encoding flagellar biosynthesis protein FlhA, which encodes MNIKKFFTKDLIVVALFVSILLIIIVPLPRGILDFFLVISLSISLLILLISLYIQKPSDLTTFPTLILIFALFRLSLNIATTRSILSEGHNGPDAVSSIISAFGEFVVGGNMVIGIIIFIILVLINFMVVTKGATRVAEVTARFTLDSMPGKQMAIDADLNAGFIDDKQAQARRKSLISEANFYGAMDGSSKFVKGDAVAGIIITIVNLVGGILIGLFQHDMTISESGEIYTILTIGDGLVAQIPALILSTATAIIITRSNMDEENFASQSISQLINDSKALILLGIGMVLFGFIPGFPTGILMGMGFLMIFIGYVINMINDKQDNSITRFFKTEIVKAKVDDDINVLKEKKKSMAIADETQTIENIMKLEVLELKLGIRLLQLVQGNSELLDKIRAIRKTIASELGFVIPQIRISDDANLSPNEYQLYLKRIPLVKGRVEVDKLLAMGGLANEKLVGLKVKEPVFNLDATWITNDIKEEALMKGFTVVDAPTIISTHISEIIKKHAEDIITRQDIVDIVERLKKDFPIVIEEAMKVTSYGSLLKVCRDLLHEKIPIVDMLTIIEAIADIAEFTKAPEILLEHVRAKLYRLITQKFKDNDGVLHIVTIKPDLEQQFIGKLQEHHGVSQLMISIAEINNLVTKTKKLLDDVEAKGFSKVTMVVDPVLRKRISEIYEKFGLQISVLSHAELDSKANFAIEGTLEF